The Loxodonta africana isolate mLoxAfr1 chromosome 1, mLoxAfr1.hap2, whole genome shotgun sequence genomic sequence TAATTTCCCTAATAGCGAGGTAACCCATAATGTAACATGTGGAGGAACATGTTAAGACATCAAAAATATGTTTGAacctgaaaacaaaaataaaaacaaagagaaaaaaaagtaaaaaacaagggACTCTAATGCAGTGAAAAAATAATTTCTCTACTCATATTAAACAAGAAAAGAGACCAAAGTAAAAAATCAAGTTAACATTTTCACAGCTTGCCTGTGAACCTTAAAAACAATATTACCCAGCTAAAAAAGTCTTACTATAACACACTGAAATAAATGATTTGACACTTCTCTTCTGACCAAAGTGGAATTAACAGAGACTGGATAAACCCTTCCAAATGAAACattgaaaaaacagacaaaacataTGAAATAACAATTTTCGGACATTGGGCAACGGTCAACATAGGACAGTGATCCCTGTGGGAGAGGAATCAAAAAGATAAGCCCTACGACTGCCCAGTTTattgcctggagagagtttccaggCCACAGAGCAGGAAGGAGGACCCCAGATGGAGCCCAGAGATCTCCCTGAATTAAAGAGATGGTAAAtaaaacatcatttttaatggataaatttatatgtctttttgatttttaatttttcaaatccCTTTTATCAGATACTCCCCACCTTTCCAGGCTGATCATTAACACACATTGATTTAGAGAAAGCAAACTATTACAATCCCTGTCGTTATAAGTTGCTTTGCAGTTGGCTCTGATCATGACcatctcatgtacaacagaatgaatctttgtctggtcctctgccatcttcatgactgttggtacGCTTGAGTTCATTCTTGTgaccgctgtgtattttgagtgcccttcAACCTAAGGGGCTTATCTtgtagcactatattggacaatattctgttgtgacccacagggttttcattggctaatttcagaaacagatcaccaggcgtttcttcgtagtctgtcttagtctgaaagctccattgaaaccggtccaccatgggtgatcctaccagtatttaaaatagaggtggttttttttggtgggtttgGTATATCTTgttaacaacatgcaagccactgcagtatgataaactgacacatgggtggtggCAATCCCTAGAAGACTTTTAATAATGATTTAAATTTGAAATTACTTAATaaaattaaagtcaatggaagcATCACAAGACCATGAAATATAGCATATACTTTTTTTATAACTTATTTAACCACAGCTTTATTAAATAATATTGTTCAAAATAAGCCATTTTAATATAGATTTTTAAAcgaaaaacacacagaaaataaaaggTTAGAAATGTCTAAGCATGTAAGTTAAATAACTCATATTGGAATCCTGGGATAAACAAATCCCACACATTTTAGTTTGAATCAAAAACTCGAGGTGATTCTGCCATCTTGTGGTagtatcctaatttttttttttaatttggcattAACAAGTAGAAAAGTATTaaatagatgtgtgtgtgtgtatgtgttgtatATACAATTATACAGTAATAGGTAACTTTATCAGTTACAACTATACACAATATtgtgggatgtttagcagcatctctggcttCTACACACTAGGTGACAAGTAGCATCACAAGTTgtaacaatcaaaaatgtctccagatattgccaaatgtcccctatGAGAAAAAACTGCCCCCAGTTGAGAACTACTAGTCTATATACCAACTAATGTAGAAATTGCTACCTGTAcatgagggtaaaaaaaaaaaaaaaaaaattctgttgaatcgattccaactcacagccattCTATAGGACAGGGGGAAGtgtccaatagggttttcaaggctgtaatctttatgggaacagactaacacatctctctcccacaaaGGGGCCGGCGGTTTCAAACCAccgtccttttggttaacagctgagtccttaaccactgtgccaccaggtcttggtggcaacaggtttttaatgtGGGGTACTGCTTTAACAAAGTACACAAAATGTGGCATTTACTTAGTGGTTAGGTGAGAAAAGATGAGTAAAGAGACATGGGAGGCTATCATTTTTCTGCTATAGTATTTGGTAAAACTGTTGCCTGTGTTATTTTAGTAAGCAGAAGACATCCCTACAGAGCCTATAAAGGGAAGTGCTCAAAAGGAGCAGAATATCACTGTGTTTTGTTTATTCCATgctttccctttctttcctttttttttttttgcaagatatTGCAACAATGAAATGAGCAAGCCAGGAAATACTGGACAGTTGCAATCGGAAATAGAGGGAACTAGAGCTTTGTTAAGGGAGGCCTTCTCTGTTTGTTGCCTGCAATCTAAATTGACTAAGAGGCCAGGAAAGCGTGTCCTCTCAGAGTTGAAGAAGCCAACTGCCTTTTCGCCACAATCAACAGGAGAAAGACCATTGCTCATAGCTCTTCTCAAAGGCTCCCGAATTGTACTTTCTAGCCAAAAATATGAGACAATCACAGGCAAAGATCAGATTATGAGTGTTGCCTTCCACAAATGGCTAATTTTTATGGCCACAAGTTAGCCATCCTTAAAATGATGCAGAGGGGCACGGGCCCAGTGAAACTGCCAGTAACATTTTTAAAAGGCTTAAAAACTGTATCCTCAGGAGATCTTTGGGCAAGGTTCTTTCATATGGAATTAAATAGACCAGAAACCTTGATTTTTGAGAAAAACGAGAATTCACGTTTGAGCTTCAAAGGCTTTTAATTATGAGATACATAAAGCAACCATTGATTTCTTAAAACTGCACCAGCAAAGCGGCTAGGGAAGCTGCGTAGTAGTCCAGTGTGGAGAACTCACCAGCGTCTACTTCAGAAGATGCCATGAAAGATAATGAAACAAGGAAAATCACCCAGATGGCCAAACTAGGGGCCAAAAAGGGGCAATGCGTAAAAGAGTTCCTCTCAGAGAATAGAACCAGAGTCTAACTAAGGTAATTCTTCCACTGCCGGGTCAAGGAGTTCTTAAAACTCCTATCCAGCTTGATTTTATTTCACGATTGCAATAAACTAATGACTTTTTTACATGaggatttttattgtatttatcctATTTCTGTTCCACCATTGACTATTGGGTATGTATGAATAGGGAACTGGGAGGCTATAAGGGGgggaaaaaagtgtttttttttttttttttttttttataggtcacCAGACTGTTGGGCTCCCTGCTTGATTGCATAGAAAGGATTGTACATCACCCAGAGATACCCAATTTTGAGTGGGATGCAGTAACCGGACCAGACATTGGATGTATTTTTTGGAGAAGGATGCTTTCTGTACGTAGGAAGAACGGTTATACATGGATACTTGGATGGTCAGAGTGACAGCCTGTTAGAAACCATTCACTCATCCACCGATATATACCCCCCATTTCATTTTAATAAGAGAATCTATTTAGTTTTAGCTGGGTACAGGATATCCAGCTAGAGAGAATTGATTTCCCAAGCCTCCCTTGCAAAATATGCCTGACCACACAATTAGTAACCACTACTaatggtggtgtagtagttaacagctaccgctgctaaccaaaagatcagcagtttgaatctaccaggtactccttggaaactctatggggcagttagttctactctgctctgtagggtcgctatgagtcagaatcaactcgacagcaaggggtactagtaccaataccagttgctgttcactcagttctgactcacagggactccatgtgtgtcagagtacagctgtgctccatagggttttcaatggctaattttttggaagtaggtcaccaggcctttcttccaaggcacatctgggtagactcaaacctccaaccttttggttagcagttgagcacattattGTTTTCACTTTTCTAAGGACTCTGAAATATGTGAGGCCTATTCCAGTACCTCTGGGGTCATGTCTTTGAAAGGAAACCGATTGTCTTCAACTAGCTGTCCCTTCTTGCTGGCTATAGAATAGAGTGGCAAAATCTTGGGCAGACACCTCAGGCACAGAGATGGTGCCTACTTATCGAAAGTAGCAGATTCGCTTCACCAGTCTGGTTCCCTAGACGACCTCATGGAAAAGAGCCCATCTATTTGCACtgaacttttgtatgagagaaatATGTTTTAATCTTATTTGAATTACTATAGATTTGGTTCTCTTTTTTACTTGTGTTTAGGCCTATACCTTATCTGCTATAACTTCCCTGGGATTACCATGGCATTATTAATAGTCTCCTTAAAAAGATGTGGAAGTTTAAAGTATATTAAGATTATATTCTAAGCTCAATTACTTAGgatgttaaaaatataaaactggCTTGAGGCTATGGGACATAAACCATTACAGCAAGAAGatgtttttctgcatttttacTCTTAATTTACTGACAATATGGTCCTGTACCAGAGCTCTTTGTCTATAGAACTAGGTAAAGCATTCTGCAataagtgtttttatttttttacctttctattcgtttcttattctattttctaattCAGAAGAGTTTTTATATCTCCATTTTCCTATGACTAAACTAGTTTTATAACACATTATTTAAAAAACGCTGCTTTAGGATTTGTCAGTTATATCATCTATTTGTTAAATAtctgctttaaaaataaaactattacttgcaattttttttattattgtactttagaaggtttacagaactagcttctcattaaacagttagtacacatattggtttatgacattggctaccaaccccacgacatgtcagcactctcccttttcaaccttgggttgcctattaccagctttcctggcccctcctgacttctagtctttgaccctgggctggtgtgtccttttagactcattttgttttatgggtctgtctaacactgaagggtaaacctcaggagtgacttcagtactgagttaaaaggatgtctgcaGGCTATTCTCTcggagtttctccagtttctgtcaggccagtaagtctggtctttttttgttagaattttgttctacatttttctccagctgtgtctggaaccctctattaagatccctgtcagagcagtcagtggtggcagctgggcactattcagttgtgctggactcagtctggtggaggctgcagcAGTCATGGTCCACTAGTCTGCCGGATCAATCCCTTTCCTGTGACCtcagctttcttcattcttatttGCAATTTTGGTGTAATCTGCAGATTCCTTTCTAACAGATGTATGTGTGCTTACGAGTGTGTGCttatgtgtgcatgcacatgcCGACACACACAATTACTTCCTTGAGTTTAATaagtattctttttttctcttttttcttatctAGTAAGAAATTTACTCTTAGCAGAGCtttaataatgaaaaccaaacccagcaccgtggagtcaattccaactcatggcgaccccataggacagagtagaactgcaccttagagtttccagggagtgcccggtggattcaaactgccgacctcttggttagcagccatagcacttaaccactacgccaccagggtttccagcagagCTTTCGTACTCATTAATTCTCATCTgtaattattttttctcagtttctttggGCACTTTTAACAGATTGTCATTTTGTACTTCCTCCACTACCCAacaacttgatttttttcttgattcCATGTTTCCAGTAGCAAAACAATAACAAAGTAGGACTACAATAAAAGAGAGTAAGAGGGACATTGAGGTTCAACCCATTTTAATAGACAACCTAAGAATACATCCTCCCTATGAAGCACAATGGTGGATGTCAAATGAGATCTTGAAACGAGCAGATAAATGCAAGATATGATTAAGATGAGTCGAACTGTTGTGCTAATGTTTACGGGTTCCTGGTGTTCCATGGCTTGTCATTACCTAGGTCTTGATGTAGATTTTAACAAAAGTCAAGTTGAGATGTAAAAGCACTAAATTGACTTAAAGGCTGTTGATGGCCAACAAGATGAGGGAACTGTCAACTACAGGTTGCTAAGGGCATCCACACCAGGAAGGACTTTACCTTCCAGAAGCTCTAGACTGGCACCTCCTCCAGTGCTCACATGGCTGACTTTATCTTCAGTGTTCCATTTGGCACAGCAAGTAGCAGTGTCTCCACCACCTATTATGGTGATACACCCCTTGGAAGTGGCTTTCACAATTTCATCCATGAGGGCTTTGGTTCCCTGGGAAAAAGCACTCCATTCAAACACCCCTACAGGTCCATTCCACACAATTAGCTTGGCTTGGGACACAATTTCAGCATACTTCTTGTTGCTCTCAGGACCACAGTCCAAACCCATCCAGCCAGCAGGTATGCCAGATGCTACAGTGGCTTGGCCAACTTTGGCATTCTCATCAAACTTGTCGGCAGTGACAAAGTCGACAGGAAAGGTCATTTTCACACCATTATTCTTGGCTTTGGATATAATGTCTGTGACAATCTTGGCTCCCTCTTCATCAAACAAGGAAGCACCAATCTCCATGTTGTTGAGTACCTTAAGGAAGGTGTAAGCCATTCCACCACCAATAATCATCTCATTGACCTTATCCAGCATATTTTTGATAAGTTGGATCTTGTCTGCCACTTTGGATCCACCAAGTATGGCCAGAAAGGGTCTCTCTGGATTTTCTAAGGCTTTAGAAAAGTACTCCAGCTCTTTCTTCATCAGGAACCCAGATGCCTTCTGGGGTAGGTTCACTCCCACCATGGAACTGTGGGCCCTGTGAGCAGTGCCAAAAGCATCATTGACATAGACATCTCCCAGCTTGGAAAGTGATGCTCGGAAAGCTTCTACTTTAGCTGGCTCAGCCTTAA encodes the following:
- the PGK2 gene encoding phosphoglycerate kinase 2, which translates into the protein MSLSSKLTLDKLDVKGKRVVMRVDFNVPMKQNQITNNQRIKASIPSIKYCLDNGAKSVVLLSHLGRPDGVPMPDKYSLEPVAAELKSLLDKDVLFLKDCVGSEVEKACANPAAGSVILLENLRFHVEEEGKGQDASGKKIKAEPAKVEAFRASLSKLGDVYVNDAFGTAHRAHSSMVGVNLPQKASGFLMKKELEYFSKALENPERPFLAILGGSKVADKIQLIKNMLDKVNEMIIGGGMAYTFLKVLNNMEIGASLFDEEGAKIVTDIISKAKNNGVKMTFPVDFVTADKFDENAKVGQATVASGIPAGWMGLDCGPESNKKYAEIVSQAKLIVWNGPVGVFEWSAFSQGTKALMDEIVKATSKGCITIIGGGDTATCCAKWNTEDKVSHVSTGGGASLELLEGKVLPGVDALSNL